A genomic segment from Spinacia oleracea cultivar Varoflay chromosome 3, BTI_SOV_V1, whole genome shotgun sequence encodes:
- the LOC110800716 gene encoding uncharacterized protein, whose translation MSSNLHPALAVNNIRNFIPIISDLENSQYLSWAELFKIHATAYEVMDHIITPPVYESSTPPATVEKALWARLHAIVLQWVYGTISNDLLHTILEPGSTAKQEWERLENIFQDNKSSHVVALESQFSHVELSNFPNVTSYCQRLKMLADQLKNVDAPVTDQRLVLQMVAGLTEDYAHMGAIIKHSKPLPDFTEARSMLVLEEDGKEPRPPNTTALNASSNGGDDDDRPPSNISISHGHSSHGPRNNHNKGKGRGGRGKHHGNGGGGKGRGGGGGSGRGNDGGGKGTGGGSWPSHPSWHQPMYGSWGPPQWTPPPCPYPTNNWARPPVPSSRGPNHNSGGILGPHPQQQQVYAAWPNS comes from the coding sequence ATGTCTTCCAACTTGCATCCTGCCCTAGCCGTGAACAACATACGGAATTTCATCCCCATCATCTCGGATTTGGAAAACTCTCAATATCTCTCGTGGGCGGAGCTATTCAAGATTCATGCTACGGCATATGAGGTCATGGATCATATCATTACCCCACCGGTGTACGAATCTTCCACCCCTCCTGCTACCGTCGAGAAAGCACTATGGGCACGTCTCCATGCCATAGTTCTCCAGTGGGTTTATGGAACCATATCAAATGATCTTCTTCACACAATTCTCGAACCTGGTTCCACCGCGAAGCAAGAATGGGAACGACTTGAAAACATCTTTCAGGACAACAAAAGCTCTCATGTCGTTGCCCTTGAGAGTCAATTCTCTCACGTTGAGTTAAGTAATTTTCCTAATGTTACTTCTTACTGTCAACGTCTTAAAATGCTTGCAGATCAACTTAAGAATGTTGATGCTCCTGTCACTGATCAACGGCTTGTGCTTCAAATGGTTGCTGGCCTTACAGAAGATTATGCTCACATGGGGGCGATAATCAAGCACTCCAAGCCACTTCCCGACTTCACAGAGGCTCGTTCCATGCTAGTCTTGGAGGAAGACGGTAAGGAACCAAGGCCTCCAAACACTACTGCCCTCAATGCCTCGAGTAACGGTGGCGATGATGATGACCGTCCACCCTCCAATATTTCTATCTCTCATGGCCATTCTTCTCATGGGCCCCGTAACAATCACAACAAAGGAAAAGGTCGTGGGGGAAGAGGCAAGCATCATGGTAACGGCGGTGGTGGCAAGGGCCGCGGTGGCGGTGGCGGCTCTGGCAGGGGAAACGACGGTGGTGGCAAGGGTACTGGCGGTGGTAGTTGGCCATCTCACCCTTCGTGGCATCAGCCCATGTATGGGTCTTGGGGTCCTCCTCAATGGACACCCCCTCCATGTCCTTACCCAACCAACAATTGGGCCAGACCACCTGTACCATCATCTAGAGGCCCAAACCATAATTCAGGAGGTATACTTGGGCCTCATCCTCAACAGCAGCAAGTTTATGCTGCATGGCCCAACAGTTGA